The sequence gagAACAGGAAAGGAGAACAACAGTGATTAGGGAAGGCGACcggggttgccaggtctgtgtgacaaaaccagcccaatggccGATAAAAACCAGCCCAAAAACaagcccaatgctgaaatttaaaataatacagtTAAAACCTCTGCCATACTGCATATATTGCTTGAGTGCCTGCAGACAGTTTTTATATCCTAAAGTCTCTTTAGGATGAGGAACTGTGACTATTAAAGTGAGAGGAGGGTAGGTGAAGGAGAAGAGGGGCGCCTAATCAGAGACGTGcctctgttattgatcatatcgtttacacatgcacaaacagctgTCAAATACAGAAAATTGCTGACTCGAAACAATTCTCCCCCATTGCTTTGGCGCTCCTATGCGCCGCAAATAGTGCATACCCACTTTTTGCGCCACtgacaagacataaaaaatgggtctgctcaaccCGCGGACAACAAAATCTACCAGCGGAAGTACGttaaaagtagcccaattccgCGGTAAAACCGCGAACCTGGCAACCCTGAAGACGACCGCACTTTCCCTAGACGGATGTTCCGGACGTGACGCgttttatttgtgtaaaaactacaattcagcattgatggactacaaaattcaCATCTTCCGCTCGGTtcattttctgtgttgttttgcgTAGTAGTGAATGAAACGTGAAGACCTtggtgatcaatatcagctaaaTTAAGTTTTTATATCCTAAATTCTCTTTAGGACGAGGAACTGTGACGATATATAGTAAAGTGAAACAAGAAGgacattaaaacacacatttaaaacaggTTCGCAAGTGTGCGTGATTACATCATAGGAAGACTACGCCATATATGCGGCAGTGGCAGAAATCAAAATAGGAGTGGCACTAACAAGAACTTGTAGATACAACTTTTAAACAAGCACTATCTAACGTGCCATCAAATCATCATATACGGTGGCGCattgcattcacttgaaaatgaaaaaaaaatcctcctgtttatattatctcataaaaacaggatttttaatttttttttttttgattttcctgttctTGTTAGGtactatctcataaaaacaggatttttttatttttgaatttcctgTATTATGAGATACTATCTtataagaacaaaaataaagcagtggttctcaactggtgggtcaggacccaaaagttggtcatggagcagttttcagttgGTCGCGACTAGgtgtaaatgtttgattaacATTTTGACTAACTTATCTGCTCTTCTTGCATCAAAcagctacttttcccatgataattaAGTATTCTCACATGTTCTCTGGGAAACTGTCAAcaattgacacataatgatggggaaagagggtctaaaatttgtcagttttgtcccttttctatGTTATTtcaggtctgttggtccaatcatgctccaaactgcgaCATAGCTAagtaactaaacatgcattgtcAAAAATTGCTAGGAAACtgttgtaagacagactggtgggtcctgaggctggaccagttgagaaccactgttttaaaaatgtaattaagtacaATATCTCACCCAAAAGAgtagtcattttaaaaaattactcaaaggagtacaagtacacaaacaACTATTCAATTATTGTAATTTGAGAATATGTAATTATTTACTTTCTATCCCTGGATAATGAAGCTTACAGCAAGTACCAAAATATTTTGTTACATGAAATAAGTGTAGTGTTGTGTTTAACTGCATTGAGCTACTGTTTCAGCTCCTCCTGTGCCGATTTTAACTGCATTTGGTCCTCATTCCTGAAGGCAAGCCCCTTATGTTTGACACAGTTCTTGATGCCCATAGTAATGTAGGAATTGTTTCAGGATGAACTCTCACTGTCTTTTGCGGTATCACCACATCAATAAAAATGGTCACGTATTATAACATCTGGAACATCTGGAAATCTTCAAATCAGACTGATTCTAAACATCCATGTGTGTAGCACCTGTTGCAACCCTGAGCAGATTTCAACAGTTGTTAAATTCACTGATTAATATCTTCAGAGCAGGCTGTAAAGAGTCTGAATTATCAGCTCTGGCTGTTGTTACTCAGACCAGAATGGCCAATAATTCATTTGAGCTACTGGTGAGCAAGACTAATCTATCTTACTAACTGTCTTCATAAAGCTGCATGCCCTGCCTTCATTCTCCAACACCGCACCTAAACTAAGCAGCTGGAGTTCAGATACTAACGCTAGTCATGACTGTTATCTGCAGCCTTTCTTCAGAAGAACACACCAATAGGGACCAAGTAAAAATGTTAGAACATAATCTGTCAAGAcaacattgtcttaaaaagataaaaatgagacCACTTTATCTTCATAAGCAGGATTTAATGTTTCTTGCAGATTTAGCAAGGCATTGCAAGCATAATAATTACACTGATGGTTATAATCAAAAATTATTGTTTAAACTGCAaatcagcaaaacaaacaaacaaaaaacaaacaaacaaacaaacaaacaaacaaaaacatgatgtaCTCATAACTCACATTTCTGAGGACTGGGCTTTTGCATTACTATAAATGATCAGTTTTATATCTTGGCTCCATCAGATTTCTTTGCCACTTAAATCATAATACATATCATGCATGCTGTGTAAATAGATATTGCTATTAGCTTGATCACAGTGTCTCAAGAGTAGCTGTTATTCACAGTAGGGGTTGGAGTGATGTGTACGGGACTCAGGTAGATCACTGGCAAATTTAAAACAATCACAGACTGTGAAGCCAAACAATGAAACTGTGAACGTGAACTGTGAAactttgaatacattttaaatgacttacttctacttgagcagatttatagaccagtacttttacttcgaCTCGAGTACATTTCAATCGGAGTAATTGTATTTTTACTTGTGTACAATAGTCTGGTACCTTCCACCTCATTTTAGGAGAGGatcggaaccataaaccagaaaaaaggggATTTGGCTTTGATAACTTCTCATGGGTGTTGGACAAAGTGGACAGATTTATAATTACTACAGAGATAATATTAGAGTCCGACCGCACTTTCCCCAGGCAGATGTTCCGGACGTGACGCgttttatttgtgtaaaaactacatatttacattgatggactacaaaattcaCATCTTCCACTgggtgaaattaaaaaaaaaaaactgcagtggCAGAAATCAAAATGGGAGCATCACTGACAACAACTTGTACTATTTTAATCCAGCTCAATCTAATATGCTATCAAACATCACATGATTATGATAACAATAATCAAATTATCATAGAATGATATTCGTCATATGATATTGTGACACCCACAAATGTGTTGTCACAATTGTAgaatttatgttaatttatgGGTAAAGGTctaatgggctctatgcacggcaGGGGGTGGCGTATTTCCGGTGGAAAATAAGACCGGTTCTCAACTTCCGCCTAACGAAACGTACTAGGCCAAAAcggaatctaaaccctcctatactgccttaatttgtccgtttcgattgttgtttgtgtttactctaccatcatcgcttggcatccaaacatgctaaaatgatgtttcaaaaacaggttaaaagcacttctggacatcgttgctgcgtgctgcaatgtaaatcttcagctaaattcaactcatcattgacagtcagctcaggtaactcatgcaaacagcgagtaaaccgcAACGATTTTGCCATCATACCCCAttctcttctcccgactggaagtgtgggagcggtctTATGCCAAATGCAGAAGCAGttcgtgcatagagcccattatAGAGTGTTTTTGTGGTTAATGTGACTTAGATCTAGTTACCAGTTTCCACCATTAGAGGGAGTATCcctaaattgatttttttaaccatgcaTTGCAACTGAAATACATACGTTCAATGGATTTATCAAAAGACAAtgacagaggtggaaaagtacgAGACTATTGTACTAAAGTATAAGTACACTTACCCTGATTTAAACGTACCTGAGTAAAAGTACCTTTCTTTATAtaaactcaagtaaaagtcaaaagtaaGTCATCTTAATGTAAAAAAGGGAGCAATGACTTGCCTGTTAACTTATCAGACAGAACTGAAGATCTGAGGCACTCTGATGtgataaaaatcctttattaaacaTGGATACGTATTTCGACTCTTCAAAAAAGAGGACAAGAAAAATGCTGATGTCATCATACTTCTACTGTTTAAAATCCTTTATTCCATCCCCACACTGGAAGCAAAAACAAACTTAGTAGTCAAACACTGTCTTCATAACATTTAGCAGCTGTAACAGATGGGGAAAAACATGGGTAAATCTGCCAGTTAGCTTGCTCAAAATACCCACttgctgtaaaaatgtacaaaatccTTGTAAAAAGAGCAATGTTTTGAACCTCTAACCTGGTCAAATCCAGAAGTAACCTGAACCTGCATGATCCACAGCTGGGGTAGAAGAACCAACCACATCCATGTTCTGTAAGAATCTTACAGACTTGAGTCCGTAACAACTTATCACTTGaattttattcatgtattttattcaaataGTACATTTATTCTCAATGCAGCTGTatgttttgcaactttaaaaccgcCCCAGtctttgaaggctttccacatttttggagtatttctgggggaatatgtgcccattcattctgtagagcaattatgaggtcaggcactgatgctgggTGAGACAgtctggctcacaatctctgttccagttcaccccaaaggtgctcgataggtttgaggtcagggctctgtgaaGACCAGTCGAGTTCTTCCAAACAGAACTCaacaaaccatgtctttatagtcctggCTTTGTGAACTGGGGCacggtcatgttggaatagaaaagagccttccaaaaactgttgccacaaagttggaagcatagcatggtcaaaaatgtcttggtatgctgaagcattaatattGCCCTTTACTGGAAATAAGGGGCCACATCAGGTGTACATTGCAGGTGGCTATGCACACAATCCCTTACTTGTGCTGTAGCTCTCCCTGCATTTACACTCGAAGGAACGTAAACATCACACATCATGTTTCCAAATTCCCTGGGGTTTCATAATGTCATAGCACTCAGGAGGTGGGGTAATGTCAAATCAGCATCAATGAACCACTGATTTGGCCTTACCCAATAAAACCTAGCCCTGAATGAGTTAAACTTTTCAACGGTCTAAGCCCATTCAACTGCTCAGTCTTCTCGAACATTTACAGCCACTTTATTCCCTTATTGCTTTACAGGGACttcaattaaaatatttcacaaaatacTGATGAACTGGGAATTGcgacaggcagcagctgcactACTCTTAATGATCTAAATGGCTTATCAAACTTAGGGGTCTAAAAATAAGGCCCAGTTGATACAGGATGAACCAAACCATCCACTTTCAATGAATTCTTGCTGTTCCTATCTGGCCAAAGACATGTCCCACCACCATGTAAGACAAACAGattgaaaaattattttaccCCGACTGGCATTAGACCTTTGAATAGCTCaatgtaatatttatttttaaatgatttttcatacttttcagtatttttcctATAAATGTAATTGTGTCTGATTTTTCAGCAGACTGTTCTATTCACTTCCATCTGCAATGGTTTGTGTGGCACAGTTAGCTCAACTATGGAGAAAACTGCACCTCATGGATAAAAACATATTCTTGATCCTTGAGGATTACGTATAGTTAACATAAAATATGTTATtactgtttaaatgcatttcaaaaACAACTATAAACTGTGAAACCAAAGGAAACAATTAAGATTGAAAAAAAGACAGTCAATTGATCATTCTTTGTAGAGCACCAATTCTTAGCAAGGATTATCTCAAGAAACAGAAAAGCATGTCTACACCATACTTTTCGTTAGATCCAACATAAATCAACCACAAGGAGAGaaccaaatgacatttttaaagttagataaggaaagaaaaagatggaAAGCACAACAGCTTTCGCTTAGCTGGACAGATGAGATGAAGCACACATTATTAAGGATTTCCACTGCTCTCACCAACACACTTGTGCATTTTACAATTCTCTAGATGTGTAAATCTTTCATCACAAACACTgcaactaaatggtttctcctCTGTGTGAATTAAAGAGTGTTTTCTTGCATCTATTCCTCTTGTAAATTGTTTTccacaaactgagcaactgaAGCGTTTCTCCCCTGCATGGACAGCCAAATGTTTCTTTAGATTTATTTCGTGGGAAAAATCTTTATGACAAAGCAAACAACTAAACGGTTTTTCCTCTGTGTGgatgttcatgtgttttttcaGATTTCTCTGTTGAAAGAATTTTTTATGACAAACTGAACAACTAAATGGTTTTTCTCCTGTGTGGGTATTCAAGTGTTCCTTCAGACGAGCCTGTTGGGAAAATCCTTTACCGCATACTGAACAATGAAAAGatttctctcctgtgtgcacAGCCAAGTGCAGCTTAAGATTTCTTTTGTGAGcaaaactttttccacatactgaacagctaaatggcttctcccctgtgtggataGCAGCATGTTTTGTTAGATTTCCTTTATGGGAAAATCTTTTATGACAAATGGAACAGCTGAATGGTTTCTCCCCTTTGTGGGCAATTAGATGCCTGTTCAGAGTTCCATGTTGGGAAaactgtttttgacagattgagcaactaaatggtttctcccctgtgtggactCTCTTGTGTGTGACCAACATGTGTTTCAATCGAAAACTTTTGTTGCAAACCGAACACTgaaatggtttctcccctgtatGGACCTTCATGTGCCTCACCACCGCTTGTCTAATTCGAAAACCTTTCTCGCAAACTGAacaactaaatggtttctcccctgtgtggacagTCAAGTGTTCCTTTAGATTTCGTTGATAAGAAAAAtctttatgacaaaatgaacagctaaatggtttctcccctgtgtgaacAGTCAGGTGTTCCTTTAGATGTCTTTGGTTGGAAAAGTCTTTATGACAAACTGAACAACTAAACGTTTTCTCCCCTGCATGGACAGCCAGGTGTGCCCTGAAATATCCCTGTTTGGAAAATGTTTTATCACAAACTGAACAACTTATTTGCTCTGTGTGGATTTTAGAGTGTTTCATCAGATGTCCCCTTTGGGAAAATTCTTCTCCACAAACTGAACACCTGAATGATTTCTCCTTCGTGTGGGTATTAGAGTGCTCTTTCAGATAAGTTTTGTGAAGAAATCTCTTACCACAGATGGAgcagctaaatggtttctccccaGTGTGAGCAGTTAAATGTCTCAGCATATTTCCTTGCTGGGAAAAACCTTTATGAcaaactgaacatttaaatggtttctcccctgtgtggactCTCATGTGCCTCACCAAAGCTTGTCTACATGAAAACCCTTTTTTACACAATGAGCATCTAAAGGGTTTTTCTTCTGAGTGGACAAAAGAATGTTTTTTGAGAGCTCCACTTTGTGAGAATCCTTTACCACAAACTGAGCAACTAAATGCGTGCTCCCCTGTGTGTGAAGTCAAGTGTTGCTTTAGATGtctttcataaaaaaaacttttttgacaaaatgaacAACTAAATCGTTTCTCCCCCGTGTGGACAGTCATGTGTTGCTTCAGATTcctttgttttgaaaatattttatgacAAACGGAGCAGCTCAAACGTTTGTCTACTGTATTAGTTCCTTTGTATTTCTTCACTTGTTTCATTTGACTAAAAGGGTTTGAACCTTCACAAGGTTCATCACTCTCCTCCCaatcagcactgtcatcagtctcagatCCAGAAACTTCTGAAGATTTGTCAGAAGTATCTGGCAGTAAATGACTGCCTGGATTAAAGTCTCTGTCTGCTTCTgatcctccacagtcctctccatcgGATTCTGTTTTAAAACACTCTGTGTATCTGTTCTCTTCACTTTTGATTTCATCAATTCCTGGAGACTGAGGTTCCTCTCCATCCTGTTCTTCCGTCTTCACAGAGAGGggattgaaaatgaacactttgatatcatcctcctcttcttcttgaagctgctctctctcctgacTGATCCCTAGCTCCTCCTGCTCATCTTTAATGTGTGATGGTTCCAGTGGCTCCTtctggttcagacaggagctcttctccagctgctcagggaGAAACTCTTCTTTTATCACCATCAGCTGCTGGATGTCTGTGAAGAGAAATCAAAcacacaactttaaaaaaagaaaagcaaatttCAATTTACAGAAATTCTTCATCTTAATcttcaacaaaaacagcttcattACCATAACTGGAAGAAAGAAGCATATTTCAGGGGTCAAGACTGTGACATCATTGGGGATTTCAGACTCTTTTTAGGATTGCTTAAGAACCTCTAACTTATAACTTACAAGCAAAcaccaagccatgaggttaaAGGAGCTGTCTGCATTCCTCATTGACAGGATTGTTACAGGGCTCAGAtgtggggaaggctacaaataTTCTGCTtcactgaaagttcccaagagcacagaggccttcataattctcaaatggaagaagtttggcacaaccaggaccttccaagagctggttgctcGGCTAAACTGAGCAACTGGGGTAGAAGGACCTTGGTGAGAGGGGTGACCAAGACCAGCATCACCAGCTCACACCAGTCCATCATCCATCTCATAAACGCATTTGACCACAACCAGCTCCATCCCCTTGAGTCTTGAGACCACAGATTTCCTCACATTGTGCCAACACATAACAGTTCAGCATTGTTCCTAAATCCATCATCTCCTGGTCAAAAAGGTACACTGCAATCTGATGTTGTTCCtcataaatttaaaatgattttgaaaactagctgaacaaaaatgaagaataaagagaaaatctgaaaaacattttttctttatgcaATTTTCCAGCTAATTGTTAACAGCCTACTACTGTTGCACAGTATACAGAATTTCTCTGAATTTTTTAGAACTTTCAAGTCAAAATGGTACCAGAATTACCTGGTGTTTGGTACCACTCCAAATATGGCTCTGTTGCAAGTGACAGGTAGCGAGTATTAAGCAGTCTAGGAGGATTAAAAAGTTTGAAGAGGATCATTAGATGTCAGCATGAGCAAGGTAGGCAGGCAGTGTCAATAGTGCAGTGGAAGACTCcagtcagtcattcagtttACAGTGTGAGTCTGTGGACTGTAAACTGGGATATGAGGGCACAGGTGAAAAGAACAAGCTACCAACATCTCCATCACCTGGAGCTACTTCACCCACAGAGCAATGCCGAACTGATAGACTCAACCTGTATGGTAAGGGTGCAACAAATACACACTTACAAGACCAGCAAGCACCTCAGTGACAAACACAGACCTGTCTGAGGAGAGCAAAACATGACTGGTTAGCATAGCAGCTAACTGGCTAGCCTGTTAGAAGgaagatgattttatttatttatttatttttttaatgacgTTACATGATAAACATAGCATTAGTAAATCACATCACTTTCACCACCACTCTGCAGTATAAAAAGCCCAACAGGCTTACAGGAAAACGTCAGCTCCAAGATGACAAATTTATGATGCTAAAGTTATTAGGTGTCTCCTTTAGGtgcttttaaaatgactgaatagCTAAAAAGCTCACAGTATGGCCACTAACTTATGTTTCATATCACTAGGCTGGTTCTTGAGTGCAAGATTAAACAACCAGTTAAAAAGACTAAGAGTCAAACTCCCTTTATGAATCTATCAGTGCCCAGAGTGAACATAAAGCCCTCagtaataaaaatcaataaataaaatgtggtcATTGGAGCTACACTTATGTGTCAAAGGCCTGCTCATAGATTTATAGAATCTATTCTATTTATAGAATAATCTGAGCATTGTGCAGGGCAGGTCCAAAAAACATAGTAGTTTATGTATTAAATATTATCTAATTGTttatattcaaataaaattcaaCAGAAGATTAGCTACTAGCCTTGTTACAAATTAAATTAGGTATGAAAGATAACTTGTATGGATGTGTTTGTTTGTagatgtgtgcatgtatgtaggctattttttatttatgaatataTGTCaattatgtgtgtttttgtgtgtttctctgaTGATGGGCTGTCTGAATGTTTTTGCTGCTCTAACAAGAGCAACTTcctggaaaaaaattaataatttttttatctatctatctatctatctatctatctatctatctatctatctatctcacAAGCACACTGTATTTGAACAAATGAATACAGAgtataaaaatgattataaaGAATGAGTTAATATTAAACTAAAaccttatttaattttttgggggtttttttggttttttactctaggccaggggtgtcaaactcaaggcccaggggccaaatatGGCCCGTGATACAGTTACACAAGATCAtaccatatttttattaaaactagCCAATGAGGTCTACAGTTTCCCTTCAGTATAACAATGCAAACTTAACCC comes from Cheilinus undulatus linkage group 16, ASM1832078v1, whole genome shotgun sequence and encodes:
- the LOC121523535 gene encoding zinc finger protein 260-like, with protein sequence MSGFQDRSDIQQLMVIKEEFLPEQLEKSSCLNQKEPLEPSHIKDEQEELGISQEREQLQEEEEDDIKVFIFNPLSVKTEEQDGEEPQSPGIDEIKSEENRYTECFKTESDGEDCGGSEADRDFNPGSHLLPDTSDKSSEVSGSETDDSADWEESDEPCEGSNPFSQMKQVKKYKGTNTVDKRLSCSVCHKIFSKQRNLKQHMTVHTGEKRFSCSFCQKSFFYERHLKQHLTSHTGEHAFSCSVCGKGFSQSGALKKHSFVHSEEKPFRCSLCKKGFSCRQALVRHMRVHTGEKPFKCSVCHKGFSQQGNMLRHLTAHTGEKPFSCSICGKRFLHKTYLKEHSNTHTKEKSFRCSVCGEEFSQRGHLMKHSKIHTEQISCSVCDKTFSKQGYFRAHLAVHAGEKTFSCSVCHKDFSNQRHLKEHLTVHTGEKPFSCSFCHKDFSYQRNLKEHLTVHTGEKPFSCSVCEKGFRIRQAVVRHMKVHTGEKPFQCSVCNKSFRLKHMLVTHKRVHTGEKPFSCSICQKQFSQHGTLNRHLIAHKGEKPFSCSICHKRFSHKGNLTKHAAIHTGEKPFSCSVCGKSFAHKRNLKLHLAVHTGEKSFHCSVCGKGFSQQARLKEHLNTHTGEKPFSCSVCHKKFFQQRNLKKHMNIHTEEKPFSCLLCHKDFSHEINLKKHLAVHAGEKRFSCSVCGKQFTRGIDARKHSLIHTEEKPFSCSVCDERFTHLENCKMHKCVGESSGNP